In the Leptolyngbya sp. BL0902 genome, CCCCGCTACGGTCTTTATCTGCCATGCCTCCGAGGGCCGTTGATCCGCTGATGGTGGCCATCTTTGCCAGAGACAGGCATCCCTACAGATAACAAGCTCCCGCACTTCCCCAGACCGACTGTGGGCGGAGCGTCCCCCACAGGAACGTCCGGCTGAATCTAGGTCGTAGGGACATTCACAACGTCCCTGCACCGGGGCACGGCTGGGAGTGCCGCTGGCGGTGGGGGGCGGGTTTGGGTTTGTTGTGGTGCTTGGAGACGGTTGGGCTGGAGCAGGTGCAGCACTCGCCCCCCTCGGCGATAGTCCCACGGCATCACGGGGTTATCCAGATGCTAAAAGATGGAGTATTGCTGTCGGGCCTGTCAATCCTCCAATCTTTTGGGTTGGGGGGCAATATACAATAAACTCATCCGGCGTTGGAGCTTTAAGCGATGACCTCAACCCAGATCCTCAATACACAACTTATTGATGGCCTAGTACAGACCCTTTTGGCGCTGTCCTTAGAAGAGCGTCAACTCCTCTTTCAGCGCTTTGAAGAGGAAAAAACTCGCCATGAAATTCGAGCCAAACTCAATCAGTATGAACAACGCTATGGACTCAGTAGCCCAGAGTTTTATACCCAGTTTCTAAGCGGCACCTTGGGAGATGCCGAAGACTATATTGAATGGGCTGGCTTTTATGAAATGTTGCAGTCCTGAAGGGGCTCGAATCGGCGATGTTATCCCCTGAAGACTATATCCATCGTGTTAAAGCAACCCTTACCCAGAGTCCTGTCATTGCGACATGGACAATGCTCAACGAAACGATCTTGAGCAATCGGGGGCATATCAGGGTGCGACTGACGCTGCAAAATGGTGACTTTGTTGAGGCATCCGAATTCTTTTACTTTAAGGAAACCGGAATCGAGCAGCAGCGATATCGCTATCAATGGATGGATTCAACTAAAACTAAACTGCGTAAACGTTGGGATAATGCTCCGCACTTTCCAGAGATTGCTACGTTTCCGCACCATGTCCATGTAGAACAGGAGGATAAGGTCTTCCCAAGCACCATGTTGGGTATCCTCGACTTGGTTGCCCTTTTAGAATCCGCCATAACCGATACATCTGCTCCGAATGCGCCCTAAATCCCCCGATGGCGGAGGATGTTGACACCTGTGGCCATCCTGTCCGGTAGCTAGAAAATACCTCAGCCGATGAGGGCCAGCACGGCATGAACTATCAGGTGGGCTATCATGGCGGTTTCTAGCCCGTAGCGCCAGAACAAATACCCTGCAACCCCTGCAAACAAAGCATTTTGGATGAGCAAATACCCTACTAGGGCTGGGG is a window encoding:
- a CDS encoding DUF6516 family protein → MLSPEDYIHRVKATLTQSPVIATWTMLNETILSNRGHIRVRLTLQNGDFVEASEFFYFKETGIEQQRYRYQWMDSTKTKLRKRWDNAPHFPEIATFPHHVHVEQEDKVFPSTMLGILDLVALLESAITDTSAPNAP